A genomic region of Methylobacterium durans contains the following coding sequences:
- a CDS encoding CaiB/BaiF CoA transferase family protein, which translates to MRPLSGIRVIEFCSVAAGPFCAMLLADMGADVIKVENPDGGDTMRAWPPMSGDYSENFASLNRNKRSVTLDLKDPTDKSRARELIRSADVVLENNRPGVMQRLGLDYATLSADRPALVYCSISAYGQEGPRSKEAGFDLTLQAMSGVMSVTGVPGAPPVKCGVPISDFGTGLYAAYAIAAALFQARATGKGTHIDASMFGATLAMGALQTSEFFGSGRDPRRLGSAHPRNAPYQAFRAKDGYFAMAAGNNALYRSACNAIERPDLFEDPRFASTALRAQHQGELLEILEQIFADFTCENLLARFRAAGVPCSPINSYSEALADPQVEHMGWVQPVRLPSGVETRTFVSPLRFSGEGFPIYRDPPALGEHNEEVFGAGGRRPPWPARPEEEAR; encoded by the coding sequence TTGCGACCGCTTTCCGGCATCCGGGTCATCGAGTTCTGCAGCGTCGCTGCCGGTCCGTTCTGCGCCATGCTCCTCGCCGACATGGGCGCGGACGTCATCAAGGTTGAGAACCCTGACGGCGGCGACACGATGCGGGCGTGGCCGCCAATGAGCGGGGACTACAGCGAGAACTTCGCCTCGCTGAACCGCAACAAGCGCTCGGTCACGCTCGACCTCAAGGATCCGACCGACAAGTCTCGCGCCCGCGAGCTGATCCGCTCCGCCGACGTCGTGCTGGAGAACAACCGCCCAGGCGTCATGCAGCGCCTCGGCCTCGACTACGCGACGCTCAGCGCCGATCGACCTGCGCTCGTCTACTGCTCGATCTCCGCCTACGGCCAGGAGGGACCGCGTTCAAAGGAAGCTGGCTTCGACTTGACCCTACAGGCGATGAGCGGCGTGATGAGCGTCACCGGCGTGCCGGGAGCACCGCCGGTCAAGTGTGGCGTACCGATTTCGGATTTCGGCACCGGCCTCTATGCGGCCTACGCCATCGCGGCCGCTCTGTTCCAGGCACGCGCCACCGGCAAGGGCACACATATCGACGCCTCGATGTTCGGCGCCACGCTCGCGATGGGCGCGCTCCAGACCAGCGAGTTTTTCGGTAGCGGTCGCGATCCTCGCCGCCTCGGCTCCGCACATCCCCGCAACGCCCCGTATCAAGCCTTCCGCGCCAAGGACGGCTACTTCGCGATGGCGGCAGGCAACAACGCGCTCTATCGCTCGGCCTGCAACGCGATCGAACGCCCGGACCTGTTCGAGGATCCGCGCTTCGCTTCGACCGCCCTGCGGGCGCAGCACCAGGGCGAGCTTCTCGAGATCCTGGAGCAGATCTTCGCGGACTTCACGTGCGAGAACCTTCTGGCGCGCTTCCGCGCGGCCGGCGTGCCCTGCTCGCCGATCAACAGCTACTCCGAGGCGCTCGCCGACCCGCAGGTCGAACACATGGGCTGGGTGCAGCCGGTGCGGCTGCCGTCGGGCGTCGAGACCCGCACCTTCGTCTCGCCCCTGAGGTTCTCCGGCGAAGGTTTCCCGATCTACCGGGACCCACCGGCCCTCGGCGAGCACAACGAGGAAGTGTTCGGCGCCGGGGGTCGGCGCCCGCCCTGGCCCGCACGGCCTGAGGAGGAAGCACGATGA
- a CDS encoding IclR family transcriptional regulator yields MDSTLLKGLTVLEHLAASETPRGVSDLARSLDLTKSNVHRTLQTLVSAGYARATPAGTYECTLKLFELASSVLARIDVRQVAEPFMRALAEQTQETIHLSVLDKAEVIYLHKIESPHPVRAYSSIGGRAPAYCVASGKALLAYQEEALAHLPEGLQVHTSRTISSLDLLRRELEQVRIQGFAVNRGEWREGVCGLAAIVHDAMGRPGAAIGISGPADRLNPAALRRYSDVVVDAARSLSRALGYNPITLSSHHAPRAAQGHAPSGATAEFA; encoded by the coding sequence ATGGACAGCACGCTCCTCAAAGGCCTGACGGTTCTCGAGCACCTCGCCGCCAGCGAGACGCCGCGCGGCGTCAGCGATCTGGCCCGCTCCCTGGACCTCACGAAGAGCAACGTGCACCGCACGCTGCAGACCCTGGTCTCGGCAGGCTACGCGCGGGCCACCCCGGCCGGCACCTACGAGTGCACGCTGAAGCTGTTCGAGCTGGCGAGTTCTGTCCTTGCCCGCATCGATGTGCGGCAAGTCGCGGAGCCCTTTATGCGGGCGCTGGCCGAGCAGACGCAGGAGACGATCCACCTGTCGGTTCTCGACAAGGCCGAGGTCATCTACCTGCACAAGATCGAGAGCCCGCATCCGGTGCGGGCTTATTCTTCGATCGGCGGCCGTGCTCCGGCCTACTGCGTGGCTTCTGGCAAGGCGCTGCTCGCCTATCAGGAAGAGGCATTGGCGCACCTGCCGGAAGGGCTTCAGGTCCACACATCCCGCACGATCTCGAGCCTGGATCTCCTGCGACGTGAACTCGAGCAGGTCCGGATCCAGGGATTTGCGGTCAACCGCGGCGAGTGGCGTGAGGGTGTCTGCGGGCTCGCCGCCATCGTCCATGATGCGATGGGGCGCCCCGGCGCCGCGATCGGCATCTCCGGCCCTGCCGACCGCCTGAACCCGGCAGCCCTGCGCCGCTACAGCGACGTCGTCGTCGACGCGGCCCGCAGCCTGTCCCGGGCGCTCGGCTACAACCCCATCACCCTCTCGTCACACCACGCGCCGCGGGCCGCCCAGGGTCACGCGCCCTCGGGCGCGACCGCCGAGTTCGCCTGA
- a CDS encoding YeiH family protein translates to MGLRTSAREAPANLQVKAGEIPGLLLGIMLCLTIAVVAAGIQNIQESSLGHPYIEAIVLAILIGLGLRSAWQPSPRFHAGIAFSAKQLLEVAVALLGASLSFGAILASGPALLAGIVAIVILANAASYGLCRAFGLPARMALLVACGNAICGNSAIAAVAPVIGADSKDVAAAIAFTAVLGVLLVLGLPLFIPLVGLSQNQYGVLAGLTVYAVPQVLAATVPVGLIATQVGTLVKLVRVLMLGPVVVVLSLIAPLLPPEGATAQGRPTHLSFFRLVPWFILGFMTLAGLRSLGLIPDGAAGPLKQVASYLTVVSMAALGLGVDVRALARVGGRVTAAVTASLVVLIAISLALIYALGSA, encoded by the coding sequence ATGGGCCTGAGAACCTCGGCGCGAGAAGCACCGGCAAATTTGCAGGTGAAGGCGGGTGAGATACCGGGCCTACTGCTGGGCATCATGCTGTGCCTGACAATCGCCGTTGTCGCGGCGGGTATCCAGAACATCCAGGAATCGAGCCTCGGTCACCCCTATATCGAAGCAATTGTCCTCGCCATTCTGATCGGCCTCGGCCTCCGCAGCGCCTGGCAGCCAAGTCCCCGCTTTCATGCCGGCATCGCGTTCAGCGCCAAGCAATTGCTTGAGGTGGCCGTTGCGCTGCTCGGCGCCTCGTTGAGCTTCGGCGCGATCCTGGCTTCCGGTCCCGCGCTTCTCGCCGGCATCGTCGCGATCGTCATCCTGGCGAACGCAGCGAGCTACGGGCTCTGCCGGGCCTTCGGCCTGCCGGCCCGCATGGCACTGCTCGTGGCCTGCGGGAACGCGATCTGCGGCAACTCGGCCATCGCCGCGGTGGCGCCCGTGATCGGCGCCGACAGCAAGGATGTCGCCGCGGCGATCGCCTTCACGGCGGTGCTGGGCGTCCTCCTGGTGCTCGGCTTGCCGCTGTTCATCCCACTCGTCGGGCTGTCGCAGAACCAGTACGGCGTCCTGGCGGGCCTGACCGTCTACGCCGTGCCGCAGGTCTTGGCCGCGACTGTGCCGGTCGGGCTGATCGCCACGCAGGTCGGCACGCTCGTCAAGCTCGTCCGGGTGCTGATGCTGGGGCCCGTTGTCGTGGTGCTCTCGCTGATCGCCCCGCTGCTGCCGCCTGAAGGCGCGACGGCGCAGGGCCGACCGACCCACCTCAGCTTCTTCAGGCTGGTGCCCTGGTTCATCCTTGGCTTCATGACGCTCGCGGGTCTGCGTTCGCTCGGGCTGATACCGGATGGAGCTGCTGGGCCGCTGAAGCAGGTCGCGAGCTACTTGACGGTTGTGTCGATGGCAGCTCTCGGGCTCGGCGTGGACGTTCGAGCCCTTGCTCGAGTCGGCGGACGCGTGACGGCCGCCGTCACAGCCTCCCTCGTCGTGCTGATCGCCATCAGCCTAGCCCTCATCTACGCTCTCGGCTCCGCTTGA
- a CDS encoding c-type cytochrome, whose product MREVNRMVAVLAAALAPCSVSAQMAPDTRLGVGQTVTEADLSAYFSIPPSGRGLPPGSGTAKEGEIVFRETCAACHGEQLQGNMSPGVGADKLIGGRGSVATNDPVKTTESYWPYATTLFDYVKRAMPFNAPGSLSDDQVYSVVAYVLAQGKIIKKDKKIDATTLPKVQMPNRDGFVADPRPELSLYR is encoded by the coding sequence ATGCGTGAGGTCAACCGGATGGTTGCGGTCCTCGCGGCCGCCCTGGCGCCGTGCTCCGTCTCGGCGCAGATGGCTCCCGATACCCGACTCGGCGTTGGTCAGACCGTCACCGAAGCTGATCTCAGCGCGTACTTTTCGATCCCGCCGAGCGGCCGGGGCCTGCCGCCTGGCTCAGGGACGGCAAAGGAGGGTGAGATCGTTTTCAGGGAAACCTGTGCCGCCTGTCACGGCGAGCAACTCCAGGGGAACATGTCACCCGGGGTCGGAGCAGACAAGCTGATCGGCGGTCGCGGCAGCGTTGCCACGAACGATCCGGTCAAGACCACCGAGAGTTACTGGCCGTATGCAACAACGCTGTTTGACTACGTCAAGCGTGCGATGCCCTTCAACGCTCCAGGCTCACTGAGCGATGACCAGGTTTACAGTGTTGTGGCGTATGTCCTTGCACAGGGCAAAATTATAAAAAAGGACAAAAAAATAGACGCGACGACGCTGCCGAAAGTGCAGATGCCAAATCGCGATGGTTTTGTTGCCGACCCGAGACCTGAGCTGAGCCTGTATCGATAG
- a CDS encoding IS5 family transposase: MWTDRHRTRHESRLKDMVLQAGLDEVACFLKRADPPGRPEATAARQVLAGIAWHLRTGGGWRALPAGFPPWRTVYGWFRRWIEKGLFESLMRALARRQRRRCGRRPDPRLAVIDTQSVKCIGVRGPRGYDGAKKLVGRKRVALVDAQGHVLALAVVPANVQDRDTLPALDAGKQTWPSLRLALLDGAFTAERCQEWCNLHGMRHRVVEKQPDQKGFVVLERRWVVERTFGWLSHWGGLLRERAGRLDVATGRLACVASLMAANALNNPA, encoded by the coding sequence ATGTGGACGGACCGACATCGGACGCGTCATGAGTCGCGCCTGAAGGACATGGTGTTGCAGGCTGGCTTGGACGAGGTGGCCTGTTTTCTGAAACGAGCCGATCCGCCGGGCCGTCCAGAAGCGACAGCGGCGCGTCAAGTGCTGGCCGGGATCGCTTGGCACCTGCGGACGGGCGGAGGTTGGCGGGCATTGCCGGCCGGCTTTCCGCCCTGGCGCACGGTCTATGGCTGGTTCCGGCGCTGGATCGAGAAGGGCCTGTTCGAGAGCCTGATGCGGGCTCTGGCGCGCCGTCAGCGGCGGCGTTGCGGACGTCGGCCCGATCCACGGCTGGCGGTCATCGACACGCAAAGCGTCAAGTGCATCGGGGTCCGCGGGCCGCGCGGCTACGATGGTGCCAAGAAGCTGGTCGGGCGCAAACGCGTGGCTCTGGTGGATGCCCAAGGGCACGTCCTGGCGCTGGCTGTCGTGCCCGCCAACGTGCAGGATCGCGACACGCTGCCGGCGCTGGATGCGGGCAAGCAGACGTGGCCCAGCCTGCGTCTGGCTCTCCTCGACGGTGCCTTCACGGCCGAGCGCTGCCAAGAATGGTGCAACCTCCACGGCATGCGCCACCGCGTGGTCGAGAAGCAGCCGGACCAGAAGGGCTTCGTCGTGCTGGAGCGGCGCTGGGTCGTAGAGAGAACCTTCGGCTGGCTCAGCCACTGGGGTGGCCTGCTCCGTGAGCGCGCTGGTCGCCTCGACGTTGCAACGGGACGCCTCGCCTGCGTCGCCAGCCTCATGGCCGCCAACGCCCTCAACAATCCCGCCTGA
- a CDS encoding molybdopterin-dependent oxidoreductase — MAFGVGSARAESKAPAGAQWFAVPEDPTKEQGRPVGADGGYGSRSQFETAVRVRYPTPNENTSWSLTPLAALDGNLTPSGLHFERHHGGIPTIDPSRHSLIVHGMVDTPKRFTMAEIKRLPSVTRKHFIECSGNGLTEWKKPTRKTVQETHGLLRACLSTSAGRPHLSHEPT, encoded by the coding sequence ATGGCCTTTGGCGTGGGTTCCGCTCGGGCTGAAAGCAAGGCGCCCGCCGGTGCCCAATGGTTTGCTGTCCCGGAGGACCCAACTAAGGAACAGGGGCGGCCGGTCGGAGCTGACGGCGGCTACGGTTCACGTTCCCAGTTCGAAACGGCTGTTCGTGTCCGTTACCCCACTCCGAACGAGAACACGTCCTGGTCTTTGACGCCGCTGGCGGCGCTCGATGGAAACCTCACGCCCTCGGGCCTGCACTTCGAACGGCATCACGGCGGGATCCCGACCATCGATCCGAGCCGCCACAGCCTCATCGTGCACGGGATGGTCGACACGCCGAAGCGGTTCACCATGGCTGAAATCAAGCGCCTGCCCTCGGTGACGCGGAAGCACTTCATCGAGTGCTCCGGCAACGGCCTGACCGAGTGGAAGAAGCCAACCCGTAAGACTGTCCAAGAAACGCACGGGCTTCTTAGAGCCTGTTTGAGCACCTCCGCCGGCCGTCCCCATCTGTCTCATGAGCCAACATGA
- a CDS encoding DUF2239 family protein translates to MSKNAGPPIRQNTRRCVAFAGTARIATGTLSEAAGAARQRLDQDPSTTILVFDRETAEVIDLDLRGSVQDVVTRYAAAQAPARETGTPKRGRPKLGVVPREVTLLPRHWDWLARQPGGASITLRKLVEAAQRSSATAAKARSEAAYRFMSAMAGDLPDFEEAARALFANDLERLETFAWQWPRDIVDEVVMYARRATSS, encoded by the coding sequence ATGTCGAAGAACGCTGGACCTCCAATCCGTCAGAACACGCGGCGCTGCGTGGCCTTCGCCGGCACCGCACGGATCGCGACCGGGACCTTGAGCGAAGCTGCGGGAGCAGCCCGCCAGAGGCTGGACCAAGACCCGAGCACGACGATCTTGGTGTTCGATCGCGAGACTGCTGAGGTCATCGACCTCGACCTTCGCGGCTCCGTGCAGGACGTGGTCACCCGCTATGCCGCGGCGCAAGCACCCGCGCGGGAGACGGGCACCCCGAAGCGAGGCCGCCCCAAGCTCGGCGTCGTTCCGCGCGAGGTGACGCTCCTTCCGCGTCACTGGGACTGGCTAGCTCGCCAGCCTGGGGGCGCATCCATCACGCTGCGCAAGCTGGTCGAGGCAGCCCAGAGGTCGAGCGCGACCGCGGCGAAGGCCCGCTCTGAGGCGGCCTACAGGTTCATGTCGGCGATGGCAGGTGACCTGCCGGATTTCGAGGAAGCCGCCCGCGCTCTGTTCGCGAACGACCTAGAGCGGCTGGAGACATTCGCGTGGCAGTGGCCCCGGGACATTGTGGACGAGGTGGTGATGTACGCAAGACGTGCGACCAGTTCCTAG